The window ATTTAAGCTCTATCGGTTCAAATTTTCAAGGTTATTACTATTGAATCCACTGTATTTTCAATGTTACGAGTTCATATATATTATTGTTATAATTTTAATAAACTTTTACACATATTTGTGCTCCACGTCGAAAGTATTGGATTCAGATAAACTCGTTACCGTAACGTTGGATCCGCCACCGTGTACCTCAAGATCCATAGTTGGTAAGAGCTTCTCAGACACACTCTTCCCCATTTCTTCTTTAAATTCTGAAGCAAGAAACACTTCTTCTCTTGTCTCTCATACCCTCAAACCCTAAACTTCTAGCAAACCTTTTAGCAATAAAGTTATACAAAACCCTAAATTCCATTTCCTCTACATGCAACCAATCaagcaaatatatatatttcttgcAACACATAGCAAACAACAAACTTTATTAGCTAGCTAGGTTTTCCTCTTTTTTGTGCAACTTGTTTAGATCTTCAACTTTTCACATATTGTTTTTCGTGTACCAACTTTTTCTAAAATATTTGCTTTTTTGGTTTTCTTATTAGTTTATTATATAAAAGTTTTGAGTTCTAGGGTTTCTGTTAGAGTTGTAAAATTCTAGGTTTTGCATAGTAGTTGAAGAAAGAAACAAATATAAGTAACTTATTAAGGACCAAAAAATTAAAGAAATGGAATTAGAAGTGAATAAAGAAGAGAGTAGTCTACCACCAGGATTCAGATTTCATCCAACAGATGAAGAGCTAATAACATATTATCTTGTGAACAAGATTTCTGATGCTAGTTTTACTGGAAGGGCTATTGCAGATGTTGATCTTAACAAATCTGAGCCCTGGGATCTTCCAGGTAATATATACTAAACTTCACTCCTTGTAATTTAGTTTCtaatattttttttggttttgcaTTTAGGTACATGGTCCGAAAGGGTTCAGTTGAATCCCTTTTTAcgaaaaattatactgtatatGTAGCTAGGTAAAAATATATTGTTGATAATTTCCTGATGTAGGGGGATCGGACTTCTAGTGTATGTACGTAGTGTTAAAGATGGTTCAAAATTTTTCTTTGATCGTAGGTTGATTATTCGTAAGTGTGACACTctaatatttattttttgaatccCCATGTTAGAATTCATGGCTTCAAACTACTAAAAACaactatttttcaataaaaagACCGACTAAATTCAATCAATTTTGAACAATTACCGATCAAAAATCGACCAAATTGGATGATCACTCCTAGAAAAATATGTCATGTCTATGAGAAATTTCCAGAGAAGTGATGGGCATAAAACAACAAGTTTAGATCTTTCCCTCCACTTAATAGTTTTTGTTTTTACTTTCATTTTGGATAATAAACGGGTTTCAAGTTACTCTTTTGTTGTGGTCTATTTGATTTATCTTTTCCACAAGTAAATCCCCAAGTATACaatcaaaaaattttaaaaattatttgctTGACAAATCTTTGGGAAAATCTTCCGGTAAACTTGCTTGGGGATTTTCCGAAGGGTTATTTGTTACGGAATTATATGGAGATTTATTTAATGTTGTGACAATAAAAATAGTTAAATAGTTTCCTCCTCTTTTCTTCTTCAAACCCAAACGTTTAGTGAACACCAAATTAAGCTATTATCATTATTCTTGTACTACCGATTGAGCTTTCTTAATAAGTTATCAACAAATTAACGCTCACGTTTCTCGTCGAAAATTCTGATATAACTTAATATCTATTATAAAAGAGTTATTACACTATCAGGTTATCTAAAAGATAACTACATGTAAATTGCCCATAATAAATGAGATTAGtaacctaaaaaataaaaaaattaacctaCTATATAAAATGTTAAAATACACTCATGGTGTAACCTTTTTTACGTGCATACtctctctgtttcaatttagatgccACATATAATTCGCTTATCAAGAGTTTTGACTAAACTTTGAGCTAAATTGGGTTAGTTCAATtcagtattttaaaattaaaatttagatattcaaAAACGATATGGAAAGTACTGCAAGTTATACTTTTCCCCATGTCAATatgataaaaaatatattttaaagtaTTGGTCAAACTTCACATAGTTTAACTCTCGATAAGTGAAATATGTCATCTAAATGAAACGAAGAAAGTATAAGTTAAATGCAATATTTTTAACTCCATAATTTTCATGTGAGAATTACAGGGAAGGCAAAAATGGGAGGAAAAGAATGGTATTTCTTCAGCCTTCGCGATCGGAAATACCCAACTGGAGTGAGAACAAATAGAGCTACAAATACTGGATATTGGAAAACTACTGGCAAAGACAAGGAGATATTCAGTAGTAAAACTTCAGAATTAGTTGGTATGAAAAAAACATTGGTTTTCTATAAAGGAAGAGCTCCAAGAGGAGAGAAATCAAATTGGGTGATGCATGAATATAGAATTCGATCCAAATCCTCTTATAGAACAAACAAGGTATGACATGGTTATATTTTCTCTCTTTATACTAATAGATTTGTGTGTTTAATCTTGAAAATAAAACAACttgctctatatatatatatatatatatatatatatatatatatatatatatatatatatatataaaatgtatGCATGTATAATGGTGTAAAAATTGCTTACACTTAGTGCATATCACTTAAACTCTATTAGATTTGTCTTTAAGTTCTAATAAACCGACATTGtgaaaatgataattgataaTATGCGATCTCAAGTTGAACTACACAATAGTGTAAATTTTTACATTATCCATATATATCATTTATATTTATTAGATTTATTCAGCTACATATATTAACCTGGTCATGTCAAAGTGTCCATGTGTTATCCCCCTATATGTTTGaaatttgaacttttattttggtGCAATAATTTTCTTGAGGAATTGAAATCCCTTGGCATCAAATAATCAACTACGTCAGTTTAAGTTGTTTACGAAGTTTTATTCATTTTGTATAATGGTGTATCTTTTATTTACATtgcataaaaaaattaaaattcaacaAAAGAATTTACATTTAGAAAACATGTCAATAAGAAACCTTTTACGCTATTATTTTGACTGGTTATAGCTAGTTACCCTGCTTTACGTTTCAGAGAATTATTTCCATTTATTATAGACCGATACATATTATTATCTTTTTAACGATCTAatagtataaaaaatattttttacactGTCAGCAAGACGAGTGGGTGGTTTGCCGAATCTTCCAGAAGAGTGCAGGATTGAAGAAGTACCCTACTAACCATTCAAGGACAGTAGTTAATCCCTATTCTCTAGAGATCAATCAAAATGCAATATCCTCACAAATAATGATGCAACCTGATCATGGCTTCCAATTTGCAATGGGAAGAAATTACATAAACCATGCATCTAATTATATGAACAATTTCCCAATACAACAACCCCAAATGAATTACAATATCGGAGGTAGTagtagtggtggtggtggtggaggaGGAGATAATTTTTTTACTATTTCAGGCTTAAACTTGAATCTTGGTGGTGGTGCCGCCGCCTCGTCTCAGCCAGTTTTAAGGCCAATGCCGCCGCCGCCGCCACCACCAACACAAGTTATGAATATTCAACAAGAAGTGATGACTTCTTCTATGTTGGATAATTGTGCAATTACAAGTGAGGCAGGTTATGGGGCAGAAATGAATAGTGCAAATTATTGTGCTGATTTAGACAACTATTGGGCTACTTATTGATCAATAAGGAAGAGgaatatgtgtttaaattatattgtttagTATTTGTGTTAGGAACTACTTTTCTTTCTACTTAATTAGGAAACAAAGTTATTACTATATGTTTATTGAGGAGTGTTAGTACACCTATGGCAAAGCCATCTAGCTAGAGTCTGAATGAATGACTTTTAATTTGTAGCTTTCTTGCTTAACCTTTGTATTGTAAGAATTTGAAATTAGTAGTTCTTGGCCTTTATTCGCACTTAAACATTATATGTTTGTGTGGAGAGCTGCTGAAAGGGTGTATGGCACGACAAAGTTTTGCGACTATGACATTTTTGGCGACGGTGATTGCCGACGAGATGATGAAGGCCACTTAACAAATATAAAGTTTCAGTGCACTTTAACTATATCTAAAGAAATATCTCTccttttaaatattatttattataattcATGTTTTGAAGTTTACCAAATCGTTTTGGAGCGACGAAGTTACTAGGTATTTCTCTCTAGTGTCTGCTAAGATGCTCCCGTCTTTGGTTGACGTTGTGATGTGAAAAAAACCCCGATTTTCTCAAAGATTAGAAATATCACCGGTACTATTTTTCTATCTTTAACCTATCGATTGAGGGATAGTTCTTATCGTATATGTGGTGCACAATAGAGAATGGGAATGGAAGAAAAGAGAAGGATATTTTGGTAAGTTTTATGCACAAAATAAGTAGCATCATTTGTCATATTTCCTTTCTTCCAAATCATTCATCCAAAAAAATAGCAACTCAGATAAGCAATTGAGTTGACATCTATGTTATTTTGAAGTTTAAGATGTTTTTTGACATCAATTATAATTCTAAAGTAGATTTTTTACTAGTTTCTC is drawn from Nicotiana tomentosiformis chromosome 12, ASM39032v3, whole genome shotgun sequence and contains these coding sequences:
- the LOC104096537 gene encoding NAC domain-containing protein 92-like — protein: MELEVNKEESSLPPGFRFHPTDEELITYYLVNKISDASFTGRAIADVDLNKSEPWDLPGKAKMGGKEWYFFSLRDRKYPTGVRTNRATNTGYWKTTGKDKEIFSSKTSELVGMKKTLVFYKGRAPRGEKSNWVMHEYRIRSKSSYRTNKQDEWVVCRIFQKSAGLKKYPTNHSRTVVNPYSLEINQNAISSQIMMQPDHGFQFAMGRNYINHASNYMNNFPIQQPQMNYNIGGSSSGGGGGGGDNFFTISGLNLNLGGGAAASSQPVLRPMPPPPPPPTQVMNIQQEVMTSSMLDNCAITSEAGYGAEMNSANYCADLDNYWATY